The following coding sequences lie in one Flavobacterium sediminis genomic window:
- a CDS encoding carboxypeptidase-like regulatory domain-containing protein, with translation MKNKFSLNIDNPCSEDFNNFSSTAKGGFCDSCKKEVIDFSKMNSDEIIQYFKKGDVICGRFKPDQLKVYEKNHPKRKYLSFFSGIGLAYLSFFNSGNIQAQEIKSQEDPNQKPIEESKQQQEYITVKGTVVDELGPVAGANVVLEGTAIGTTTDFDGNFEFPEKLKKGDVLLFSYVGLESKKVIMGNENSNLQIELNVNMSSCTLYMMGKVAKKGVYSSKKKK, from the coding sequence ATGAAAAACAAATTCAGCTTAAATATCGACAATCCTTGTTCAGAGGACTTTAATAATTTTTCGTCTACTGCTAAAGGTGGATTTTGTGATTCCTGTAAAAAAGAAGTTATCGATTTTAGTAAAATGAATTCTGACGAAATCATCCAATACTTTAAAAAAGGTGATGTTATCTGTGGTAGGTTTAAACCCGATCAATTAAAAGTTTATGAAAAGAATCATCCAAAAAGGAAATATTTAAGTTTTTTTAGCGGAATTGGTTTAGCCTATCTATCTTTTTTTAATAGCGGAAACATTCAGGCTCAGGAAATAAAATCTCAGGAAGACCCTAACCAGAAACCCATTGAAGAAAGTAAACAGCAACAAGAATACATTACCGTAAAAGGAACGGTTGTAGATGAATTGGGACCTGTTGCCGGCGCTAATGTTGTTCTTGAAGGAACTGCAATAGGAACAACAACTGACTTTGACGGGAATTTTGAATTTCCTGAAAAACTTAAAAAAGGAGACGTATTACTTTTTAGTTATGTAGGCCTAGAATCAAAAAAGGTTATCATGGGCAACGAGAATTCCAATTTACAGATTGAATTAAACGTTAATATGAGTTCCTGCACTCTTTACATGATGGGAAAAGTTGCTAAAAAAGGGGTATACTCTTCAAAAAAGAAAAAATAA
- a CDS encoding transglutaminase domain-containing protein, whose product MKSILILFLFLFFTTANAQISDFNSIDLKKADNIAKLNDGENLENLPVLSYKLTHKLSTDIEKFRAIFYWVCHNISADDFLNSKVIQMRKKFQNDSLAYIAWSNKHKKKTFKKLIKQKTTACTGYAYLVKELCFFANIKCEIINGYGRTSDDNVKSLDLVNHSWNAVQVNNKWYLCDATWASGYLNEKGYFIKEYNDGYFLTEPNLFEKNHIPEDSKWALKTNSKETKEIFPLVYGETFKLNIDPILPNEMINRFKIGEEIAFSYKSSNSEYKTSLVELIGSREIPFEIYNIQKKDDITSFVYKFNKKGNYDVHLKINDYIVATYIIKIVD is encoded by the coding sequence ATGAAAAGTATCCTCATACTCTTTTTATTTCTTTTCTTTACAACTGCAAATGCTCAAATTTCTGATTTTAATTCAATTGATCTAAAAAAAGCAGATAATATCGCTAAATTAAACGACGGAGAAAACTTAGAGAACCTTCCTGTCCTTTCGTATAAACTCACACATAAGCTTTCAACTGATATCGAAAAGTTCAGAGCTATTTTTTATTGGGTATGCCATAACATCTCTGCGGATGATTTCCTAAATTCAAAAGTCATCCAAATGCGAAAAAAATTCCAAAACGACAGTTTAGCTTATATCGCCTGGAGCAATAAGCATAAGAAAAAGACTTTTAAAAAACTGATCAAGCAAAAAACAACTGCCTGTACCGGTTATGCTTATTTAGTTAAAGAATTGTGCTTTTTTGCAAATATTAAATGCGAAATTATTAATGGATACGGAAGAACATCTGATGACAATGTCAAATCTTTAGATCTGGTCAATCATTCATGGAATGCTGTTCAGGTAAATAACAAATGGTATTTATGCGATGCTACTTGGGCAAGCGGTTATTTAAATGAAAAAGGATATTTCATTAAAGAATATAATGATGGATATTTCTTAACAGAACCTAATCTATTTGAAAAAAATCATATCCCAGAAGACTCAAAATGGGCTCTCAAAACTAATAGTAAAGAAACAAAAGAAATATTTCCACTTGTTTACGGAGAAACTTTTAAGTTAAATATTGATCCCATATTGCCCAATGAAATGATCAATAGATTTAAAATAGGAGAAGAAATTGCATTTAGCTATAAAAGCTCAAATAGTGAATACAAAACATCGCTTGTAGAATTAATAGGATCAAGAGAAATTCCTTTTGAAATTTATAATATTCAAAAAAAAGATGATATAACATCATTCGTATATAAATTTAACAAGAAAGGAAACTACGATGTACATCTTAAAATCAACGATTATATAGTTGCAACTTATATCATAAAAATAGTAGACTAA
- the mtgA gene encoding monofunctional biosynthetic peptidoglycan transglycosylase — protein sequence MTAKKTTTKKKPAKKPVKRTFKQKLLRFVLKFILWFNGICIFWVLLYKFVPVPYTPLMAIRAIEQKNVGKEMTCSHHWVAIEYISPNLQKAVIASEDGHFLEHNGFDFTAMQKAFEGNQKGKKIKGGSTISQQTAKNVFLWPGRSYVRKGFEAYFTVLIELLWSKERIMEVYLNSIEMGDGVYGAEAASRHWYHKEARNLSRYEAAGIAAILPNPRRYKPVNSTPYINRRKKTISRYIGYVKLEY from the coding sequence ATGACAGCAAAGAAGACAACTACCAAAAAGAAACCGGCTAAAAAACCGGTAAAAAGAACTTTTAAGCAAAAATTACTTCGTTTTGTACTGAAGTTCATTCTTTGGTTTAATGGGATCTGTATTTTCTGGGTGTTGTTGTATAAGTTCGTTCCGGTTCCTTATACTCCTTTAATGGCTATCAGAGCAATTGAGCAAAAAAATGTCGGGAAAGAAATGACCTGTTCACATCATTGGGTGGCAATAGAATACATTTCACCAAATTTACAAAAAGCAGTTATAGCCAGTGAAGACGGCCATTTTTTAGAGCATAATGGTTTTGATTTTACAGCTATGCAAAAAGCTTTTGAAGGCAATCAGAAAGGAAAAAAAATAAAAGGAGGGAGTACAATTTCACAGCAAACAGCCAAAAATGTGTTTTTATGGCCGGGTCGTAGTTATGTTCGAAAAGGATTTGAAGCTTATTTTACGGTTTTGATCGAGTTGTTGTGGAGTAAAGAGCGCATTATGGAAGTCTATCTGAATAGTATAGAGATGGGAGACGGAGTGTATGGTGCAGAAGCCGCTTCCAGACATTGGTATCATAAAGAAGCCCGGAATTTATCGCGTTATGAAGCGGCAGGGATAGCGGCTATTTTGCCTAATCCTCGAAGATATAAACCTGTAAATTCAACGCCTTATATTAATCGTCGTAAGAAAACAATTAGCCGTTATATTGGCTATGTGAAGTTGGAGTATTAG
- a CDS encoding TrmH family RNA methyltransferase, with translation MVSKNQIKLITSLQQKKYRNQHQLFFAETKKVIDEFLDAQFELVQIYTTQEGLFSQVNQSKICAISETELKKISALVTPNECLAVFKIPVHASFEAKGLIVALDDIRDPGNLGTIIRLCDWFGVETLLCSKETVDVYNPKVIQSTMGSISRVKVIYEDLIPFLKETKLPVYGTFMDGATIYAEKLPEDAVVVMGNEANGISPEVELAVTKRIAIPRFGNIQKTESLNVATATAITLSEFRRN, from the coding sequence ATGGTTAGTAAAAACCAAATTAAACTTATAACGAGTTTACAGCAAAAAAAATATAGAAATCAACATCAATTATTTTTTGCAGAGACTAAAAAAGTAATAGATGAGTTTCTTGATGCTCAATTTGAATTAGTACAGATTTATACAACTCAAGAAGGACTGTTTTCTCAGGTTAATCAGAGCAAGATATGTGCCATTTCTGAAACGGAATTAAAAAAAATAAGTGCTTTGGTTACACCTAATGAATGTTTGGCTGTTTTTAAAATACCTGTTCATGCTTCTTTTGAGGCTAAAGGATTAATAGTTGCCTTAGACGATATCAGAGATCCGGGAAACTTGGGTACAATTATTAGGTTATGCGATTGGTTTGGAGTGGAAACATTATTGTGCTCCAAAGAGACTGTTGATGTATATAATCCTAAAGTAATCCAGTCTACTATGGGGTCGATTAGCAGGGTAAAAGTGATCTATGAGGATCTGATCCCTTTTTTAAAGGAAACAAAGTTACCTGTTTATGGTACTTTCATGGACGGAGCTACTATTTATGCTGAAAAATTGCCTGAAGATGCTGTTGTTGTGATGGGGAATGAAGCAAACGGAATTTCACCGGAAGTAGAACTAGCGGTAACAAAGAGAATTGCGATTCCTCGTTTCGGGAATATTCAAAAAACTGAAAGTCTGAATGTAGCTACAGCTACGGCAATTACATTGAGCGAAT
- the tamL gene encoding translocation and assembly module lipoprotein TamL, with the protein MKKSFPKILLLFGIGLGFYSCSITKKVPEGQQLLTKNTILVNDTVKKDEILENFYYQKPNGKFFGYPLRLAMYNMAKDNPDSLYYDWLSRKPNRRERLAKLLSDKQVDRLSQSFLVSGLSNFLKNTGQAPVIINDKKIKSTRNKLKAYYNYNLGYFKADVQTQIDSSGPKKGQVTYKITTGKASVLDTISHRIETPELEKLFTDIEQESLLKKGDVFNSQNFLSERSRITNYFRNHGVYHFQVNNVKYDIDTLNPNYKVNVVVDIEDRSVKKGDTLIKTPFKIYKISQVNVFTSNSSRKETDQIKDSVFYKKYNIYSSGKLNYRPKALTDAIFIEKGDYFSDDKKSLTSQSISNLKVFNFPTIEYVEDSLSVDNDGLIANIYLVPKKKYNLNFSTDFTHSNIQDFGISGNLSLMFRNIFKGAEILEISGRGNIGSSRDLANPNNTFFNISEYGGDMKLSFPRIFFPINTQKIIKKEMLPTTQVSVGFSSQRNIGLDKESVSGSLNYNWKTNNQRNNFKLELLGVNYVRNLNVGNYFNVYRTSYNSLNEFAAIYGTAPANLDEYGNLTSEGAVNFMAEALSGSYLSPQDADFKSILSISERYVRLIEDNLIVSSSFTFSRTTKNNITDKNYYNFRTKLESAGNLLRLLANSFSNSDQTSAAGNQKVFGIEYAQYAKGEVEYIKHWDLGRKKSIAIRSFAGIAIPYGNGTSIPFSRSYFGGGSNDNRGWQAYSLGPGRSSSILDFNEANMKLAFSAEYRFNFFGNLDGALFSDMGNIWNVFDNVENKDFTFNGLKSFEDLAVGSGIGFRYDFSFFVFRIDLGYKTYDPSREMSDRWLKGINFSKTVLNFGINYPF; encoded by the coding sequence TTGAAAAAAAGTTTCCCAAAAATACTATTATTATTCGGAATAGGACTTGGTTTTTATTCGTGTTCCATCACAAAAAAAGTTCCGGAAGGACAACAGCTCCTGACTAAAAACACCATTTTAGTTAATGACACCGTTAAAAAGGATGAGATTCTGGAAAATTTTTATTACCAAAAACCAAACGGAAAGTTTTTCGGTTACCCATTGCGTTTGGCTATGTACAACATGGCAAAAGACAATCCGGATTCATTATACTATGACTGGTTAAGCCGCAAACCAAACCGTAGAGAGCGTCTGGCTAAATTACTTTCTGACAAACAAGTAGATCGCTTAAGTCAATCTTTTTTAGTTTCCGGACTGAGTAACTTTCTTAAAAATACAGGACAGGCTCCAGTAATTATCAACGATAAAAAGATAAAAAGTACCCGTAATAAACTTAAAGCCTACTACAATTATAATTTAGGGTATTTTAAAGCCGATGTGCAAACGCAAATAGATTCTTCAGGTCCCAAAAAAGGTCAGGTCACTTACAAGATCACAACCGGAAAAGCATCCGTTCTCGATACTATTTCACATAGAATTGAAACCCCGGAACTGGAAAAACTATTTACAGATATCGAGCAAGAGTCCTTGCTCAAAAAAGGAGATGTCTTTAATTCTCAAAATTTCTTAAGTGAAAGATCGCGTATCACTAATTATTTCAGAAACCATGGAGTATATCATTTTCAGGTAAACAATGTAAAATATGACATTGATACCTTAAACCCGAATTACAAAGTGAATGTTGTCGTTGACATTGAGGATCGAAGCGTTAAAAAGGGAGACACTCTGATCAAAACCCCTTTTAAAATTTACAAGATCAGTCAGGTTAATGTTTTCACATCCAATTCTTCCAGAAAAGAAACCGATCAAATAAAAGATAGTGTTTTCTACAAAAAGTACAACATATATAGCTCCGGAAAATTAAATTATAGGCCTAAAGCTCTAACTGATGCTATCTTTATTGAAAAAGGAGACTATTTCAGTGACGACAAAAAATCGTTAACCTCACAGTCTATAAGTAATCTCAAAGTGTTTAATTTTCCAACCATAGAATACGTTGAAGACAGTCTGAGTGTAGACAATGACGGTTTAATTGCTAATATTTATTTAGTCCCGAAAAAAAAATACAACCTCAACTTTTCAACCGACTTTACTCATTCTAATATTCAGGATTTTGGTATTTCTGGTAATTTATCTTTAATGTTCCGAAACATTTTTAAAGGAGCAGAAATTCTGGAAATTTCAGGAAGAGGAAATATCGGATCTTCAAGAGACTTAGCCAACCCGAACAACACCTTTTTTAACATTTCGGAATACGGTGGCGACATGAAGCTGAGTTTTCCCCGTATCTTCTTTCCTATCAACACCCAAAAGATCATTAAAAAAGAAATGCTTCCTACAACTCAAGTTTCCGTTGGTTTTTCAAGTCAACGAAATATTGGTTTAGACAAAGAGAGTGTATCAGGAAGTTTAAATTACAACTGGAAAACCAACAACCAAAGAAACAACTTTAAGCTTGAGCTTTTAGGTGTTAATTATGTCAGAAACTTAAATGTTGGCAATTACTTTAATGTCTACAGAACTTCCTATAATAGCCTGAATGAATTTGCGGCGATCTATGGCACTGCTCCGGCAAACCTTGACGAATATGGTAATCTAACCAGCGAAGGAGCTGTCAATTTTATGGCTGAAGCATTAAGCGGAAGTTATTTATCACCACAAGATGCGGATTTCAAATCGATTTTAAGTATTTCCGAACGATATGTCCGTTTGATTGAAGACAACCTGATCGTTTCTTCGAGTTTTACGTTCAGCAGAACTACAAAGAACAACATTACTGATAAGAATTATTACAATTTCAGAACAAAACTTGAATCTGCCGGTAATCTTCTGCGATTACTCGCAAATAGTTTTAGCAATTCAGACCAAACCAGTGCTGCCGGAAACCAAAAAGTTTTTGGTATTGAATATGCTCAATATGCCAAAGGCGAAGTAGAATACATCAAACACTGGGATCTGGGACGCAAAAAAAGTATTGCAATACGCTCTTTTGCCGGTATTGCTATCCCATATGGAAACGGAACGTCAATTCCTTTCTCCCGAAGTTATTTCGGTGGTGGATCAAATGATAACAGAGGTTGGCAAGCCTATAGCTTAGGTCCCGGAAGGAGTTCCAGCATATTAGACTTCAATGAAGCCAACATGAAATTGGCATTTAGTGCCGAATATCGCTTTAATTTCTTTGGAAATTTAGATGGTGCTTTATTCTCAGATATGGGAAACATTTGGAATGTATTTGACAATGTGGAAAATAAAGATTTTACCTTTAACGGTCTTAAATCATTTGAAGATCTGGCGGTAGGATCCGGTATCGGTTTCCGATATGATTTTAGCTTTTTTGTTTTCAGGATCGATTTAGGATATAAAACTTATGATCCTTCAAGAGAGATGAGTGACCGTTGGCTTAAAGGCATCAATTTCAGTAAAACTGTTTTAAATTTTGGTATTAATTATCCTTTCTAA
- a CDS encoding NAD(P)/FAD-dependent oxidoreductase, producing the protein MPLSYWELKNWFTNVDFTIVGSGIVGLHCAIELKQRFPKAKILVLEKGILPQGASTKNAGFACFGSLSEILDDLKTHTEDEVVSLVEKRWNGLQLLRKNLGDKILDFRQYGGYELFLQQDEAFFDECVNQLSLVNQILSPIFKEKVFIKKSNVFGFQNIFNYLLYNSFEGQIDTGNMMQALLKKAIANDILILNQQNVTTFHDSGAKVEVVTNGISFYTNKLLLATNGFASELMKGDIKPARAQVLVTKPIEGLSVKGTFHLDRGYYYFRNIENRILFGGGRNLDFEGETTTHLGQTKIIQEQLEQLLKSVILPQFDFEIEHRWSGIMGVGNHKRPIVKQLSDNVACGVRLGGMGVAIGGLTGKELADLL; encoded by the coding sequence TAGAATTAAAACAACGCTTTCCGAAAGCTAAGATATTGGTCTTAGAAAAAGGAATATTACCTCAGGGAGCCAGTACAAAAAATGCAGGTTTTGCCTGTTTTGGAAGTCTTTCCGAAATTTTAGATGATTTAAAAACACATACGGAAGATGAAGTAGTTTCTTTGGTAGAAAAAAGATGGAATGGATTACAATTGCTTCGTAAGAATTTAGGAGATAAGATTTTAGATTTCAGACAATATGGAGGTTATGAGTTGTTTTTACAGCAGGATGAAGCTTTTTTTGATGAATGTGTAAATCAGCTTTCATTAGTCAACCAAATTTTAAGTCCGATTTTTAAAGAGAAAGTTTTTATTAAAAAAAGCAATGTCTTTGGTTTTCAAAACATTTTTAATTATTTGCTGTATAATTCTTTTGAAGGTCAGATCGATACCGGAAACATGATGCAGGCTTTGTTAAAAAAAGCAATAGCAAATGATATTTTAATTCTGAATCAACAAAATGTTACTACTTTCCATGATTCGGGTGCTAAAGTAGAGGTCGTTACCAATGGTATCTCTTTTTATACCAACAAACTATTATTGGCTACTAACGGATTTGCTTCTGAATTGATGAAAGGGGATATCAAGCCGGCCCGGGCTCAGGTATTGGTAACAAAGCCTATAGAAGGCCTTTCGGTCAAGGGGACTTTTCATCTAGACAGAGGGTATTACTATTTCCGAAATATTGAGAACAGAATTCTTTTTGGTGGCGGAAGGAACCTTGATTTTGAAGGTGAAACTACAACTCATTTAGGGCAAACAAAAATTATTCAGGAACAGTTAGAACAATTACTTAAAAGTGTAATTTTGCCGCAATTTGATTTTGAAATTGAACACCGTTGGAGCGGAATAATGGGAGTAGGAAATCATAAAAGACCGATTGTAAAACAACTTTCTGATAATGTGGCCTGTGGTGTTCGTTTAGGCGGAATGGGAGTAGCAATAGGAGGTTTAACAGGAAAAGAATTAGCGGATTTACTATAA
- a CDS encoding TIGR00266 family protein, giving the protein MTAHEIDYHIYGEEMQYVEIELDPQEVVVAEAGSFMMMDNGIKMETIFGDGSNQTSGIFGKLLSAGKRVLTGESLFMTAYQNVDFGKKKVSFASPYPGKIVPIDLQKYGGRFICQKDAFLCAAKGVSVGIEFSKKLGRGLFGGEGFIMQKLEGDGMAFVHAGGTLARKELQPGEVLKVDTGCIVGFTKDVHYDIEFIGGIKNTIFGGEGMFYATLRGPGVAYIQSLPFSRLADRVIQAAPQMGGKDKGEGSLLGGLGNLLDGDNSF; this is encoded by the coding sequence ATGACTGCACACGAAATTGACTACCATATTTATGGTGAAGAAATGCAATATGTTGAAATAGAACTGGATCCGCAAGAAGTTGTAGTTGCTGAGGCCGGAAGTTTTATGATGATGGATAATGGTATTAAAATGGAAACTATTTTCGGTGACGGAAGCAATCAAACAAGCGGGATCTTCGGAAAATTGTTGTCTGCCGGGAAACGTGTTTTAACAGGTGAAAGTTTATTCATGACGGCTTACCAAAATGTGGATTTCGGTAAGAAGAAGGTTTCTTTTGCATCGCCATATCCCGGTAAAATAGTTCCGATAGATCTACAAAAATACGGTGGTAGATTTATATGTCAGAAAGATGCTTTTTTATGTGCTGCCAAAGGAGTTTCAGTAGGAATTGAATTTTCAAAGAAATTAGGTCGAGGTTTGTTCGGAGGTGAAGGATTCATTATGCAGAAGCTGGAAGGAGACGGAATGGCATTTGTTCATGCCGGAGGAACGCTAGCAAGAAAAGAATTACAACCCGGAGAAGTTTTAAAAGTAGATACAGGTTGTATTGTAGGCTTTACAAAAGATGTACACTACGATATTGAATTTATAGGAGGGATCAAGAATACTATTTTCGGAGGCGAAGGAATGTTTTATGCTACCTTACGAGGTCCCGGAGTGGCTTATATCCAGTCTTTACCATTTAGTAGATTGGCAGACAGAGTAATCCAGGCTGCACCTCAAATGGGAGGGAAAGATAAAGGCGAAGGAAGTTTATTGGGAGGTTTAGGAAACCTTTTAGATGGAGATAATAGTTTTTAA
- the fbaA gene encoding class II fructose-bisphosphate aldolase, whose translation MKHNIKPGVATGDQVQEIFNYAKAKGFALPAVNVVGSSTINGVLETASKLNAPVIIQFSNGGAQFNAGKGLSNENEKSAILGAVAGAKHIHTLAEAYGTTVILHTDHCAKKLLPWIDGLLDASEKHFAETGKPLFSSHMIDLSEEPIAENLEISKKYLERMSKMGMTLEIELGITGGEEDGVDNSDVDSSKLYTQPEEVAFAYEELMKISPRFTIAAAFGNVHGVYKPGNVKLTPKILKNSQEYVQKKFGTEENPVDFVFHGGSGSTLEEIREAISYGVIKMNIDTDLQFAYTEGIRDYVTSKIDYLRTQIGNPEGSDSPNKKYYDPRKWVREGEITFNKRLEQAFADLNNVNTL comes from the coding sequence ATGAAGCACAATATTAAACCGGGCGTTGCAACGGGTGATCAAGTCCAGGAAATTTTCAACTATGCAAAAGCAAAAGGATTTGCGCTACCTGCAGTAAACGTAGTAGGTTCAAGCACAATTAACGGTGTTTTAGAAACAGCTTCAAAGCTAAATGCACCTGTAATCATCCAATTCTCAAATGGGGGTGCACAATTCAATGCCGGAAAAGGCTTAAGTAATGAAAATGAAAAATCCGCTATATTAGGAGCAGTTGCAGGAGCTAAGCATATCCACACCTTAGCTGAAGCTTACGGTACAACCGTTATCTTACACACTGATCACTGCGCTAAAAAATTACTTCCTTGGATCGACGGATTACTGGATGCTTCGGAAAAGCACTTTGCCGAAACCGGAAAACCATTATTCAGTTCTCACATGATTGATCTTTCAGAAGAGCCGATTGCAGAAAATCTTGAAATTTCTAAAAAATATTTAGAAAGAATGAGCAAGATGGGAATGACTCTTGAAATTGAATTAGGAATTACAGGAGGAGAAGAAGATGGTGTTGACAATTCTGATGTTGACAGCTCTAAATTATATACACAACCGGAAGAAGTAGCATTCGCTTATGAAGAGCTGATGAAAATTAGTCCTCGATTTACAATTGCTGCTGCTTTTGGTAACGTTCACGGAGTTTACAAACCCGGAAACGTTAAATTAACTCCAAAAATCTTAAAGAATTCTCAGGAATATGTTCAGAAAAAATTCGGAACAGAAGAGAATCCGGTTGACTTTGTATTTCACGGTGGTAGTGGCTCAACTTTAGAAGAGATCAGAGAAGCTATCTCTTACGGAGTAATCAAAATGAATATTGATACCGATCTACAATTTGCTTATACTGAAGGAATTCGTGACTATGTAACTTCTAAAATCGACTATCTGAGAACACAGATCGGTAACCCTGAAGGTTCGGATAGCCCGAATAAAAAATATTACGATCCTAGAAAATGGGTTCGTGAAGGCGAAATAACTTTCAACAAACGTTTAGAACAAGCATTTGCAGATTTAAATAACGTAAACACGTTATAA
- the accD gene encoding acetyl-CoA carboxylase, carboxyltransferase subunit beta gives MAWFKRKEKGIQTPTEEKKDVPKGLWYKSPTGKIVDTEELAKNLWVSPEDDFHVRIGSAEYFEILFDNNEFEELNPNMTSKDPLKFVDTKKYSDRLKDVMAKTHLKDAVRTAVGKSKGKDIVVACMDFAFIGGSMGAVVGEKIVRAIDYSIKHNVPFLMISKSGGARMMEAAQSLMQLAKTSAKLVQLAEAKIPYISLCTDPTTGGTTASYAMLGDINIGEPGALIGFAGPRVVKDTTGKDLPEGFQTSEFLLEHGFLDFIIHRKELKNKVNLYLDLILNQEVR, from the coding sequence ATGGCTTGGTTTAAAAGAAAAGAAAAAGGTATACAAACTCCAACGGAAGAAAAAAAGGATGTACCTAAAGGCTTATGGTATAAATCACCAACCGGGAAAATTGTTGACACAGAAGAATTAGCTAAAAACCTTTGGGTAAGCCCGGAAGATGATTTCCACGTAAGAATCGGTAGTGCTGAATATTTTGAAATTCTTTTTGACAATAATGAGTTTGAAGAATTAAATCCGAATATGACTTCAAAGGATCCTCTAAAGTTCGTTGACACCAAAAAATATAGCGATCGTTTAAAAGATGTAATGGCTAAAACCCATTTAAAAGATGCTGTCAGAACTGCTGTAGGAAAATCTAAAGGTAAAGACATTGTTGTAGCCTGTATGGATTTCGCTTTTATCGGAGGCTCAATGGGGGCTGTTGTAGGAGAAAAAATAGTACGTGCAATTGACTATTCGATCAAACACAACGTTCCTTTTTTAATGATCTCAAAATCCGGTGGAGCTCGTATGATGGAGGCAGCACAATCACTGATGCAATTAGCTAAAACCTCTGCTAAATTGGTACAATTAGCAGAAGCTAAAATCCCTTATATCTCATTGTGTACAGATCCTACTACAGGTGGTACAACAGCTTCGTATGCAATGTTAGGAGACATTAACATCGGTGAACCCGGAGCTTTGATCGGATTTGCCGGACCTCGCGTCGTAAAAGACACAACCGGAAAAGATTTGCCGGAAGGCTTCCAAACATCAGAATTCTTATTAGAACACGGATTCCTTGATTTTATTATCCACAGAAAAGAGCTTAAAAACAAGGTAAATTTATATCTTGACTTAATATTAAATCAGGAAGTCAGATAA